A single window of Aphidius gifuensis isolate YNYX2018 linkage group LG1, ASM1490517v1, whole genome shotgun sequence DNA harbors:
- the LOC122854589 gene encoding ataxin-10: MQVYERLSCYSTREDWKNLTNLLQEENIIKNENGVINRQMLAKLAELLTRRNISLPMDLMMLILKCFMDSCDKLLNKPQQLNAINENIQVNCWNDLYKSISEDDKFWIDNKNLCDNYFPYEGVGQWVIDYLTNNLSKINDEYLKFIKRCICLLCNIICVSPQYDLPKFIQSINFNSTILKLLEIDDKLVRHPLCALIHNIIYNSKETIFNDSELKLIIADLIEDNTININPAYDSIMFLVKTSPKFLSIVYNDLSDDRKLNLLEMIHQNLKDIVYDNNNDNDKTTVITNEGIIFLKERFKRRSDLILKTEKSYLDGMEPTEVTMLLDILALISSNEQYNEIVLQIDTSLLINALYLLRAFHAAGKKDEENNFTPLLKLNDIAPNSSNRTTDPEKHPAFGFKAGLVRLIGNLVHKHKKNQDTVRENDGIALLLDCCNIDARNPLILQWTIIAIRNLCQNNFDNQKIIQDSSKIKTIDSSVLQSMGRILDGDPQTGKTIGVVQLPKKE; encoded by the exons ATGCAAGTTTATGAGAGGTTATCTTGTTACTCAACACGTGAGGATtggaaaaatttaactaatttattacaagaagaaaatattataaaaaatgaaaatgg TGTAATAAATCGTCAAATGCTTGCCAAATTGGCAGAGCTTTTAACAAGAAGAAACATTTCTCTACCAATGGATTTAATgatgttgattttaaaatgtttcatGGATtcttgtgataaattattaaataaaccacAACAATTGAATGctatcaatgaaaatattcaagtaaatTGCTGGAATGATTTGTATAAATCCATATCtgaagatgataaattttggattgataataaaaatttatgtgataattattttccatATGAAGGTGTGGGACAATGGGTCATTGATTATctcacaaataatttatccaaaattaatgatgaatatttaaaattcattaaaagaTGTATTTGCTTATTGTGCAATATAATTTGTGTATCACCACAGTATGATCTTCCAAAATTCatacaatcaattaattttaattcaacaatttt aaaattattggagattgatgataaattagtaCGTCATCCATTGTGTGCACTTATtcacaatataatttacaattcaaaagaaacaatatttaatgatagtGAATTAAAGCTAATTATTGCTGATCTTATTGAAgacaatacaattaatattaatccaGCTTATGATTCAATAATGTTTCTCGTAAAAACATCaccaaaatttttatcaattgtttataatgatttatcagatgatagaaaattaaatttattagaaatgatacatcaaaatttaaaagatattgtttatgataataataatgataatgataaaacaacTGTTATAACAAATGaaggaataatttttttaaaagaaagatttaaaagaagaagtgatttaattttaaaaaccgaAAAATCATATTTGGATGGTATGGAACCAACTGAAGTGACAATGTTGCTTGATATTTTGgcattaatatcatcaaacGAACAATATAATGAAATTGTTTTACAGATTGATACGAGTCTACTGATAAATGCTCTTT atCTTTTGAGAGCTTTTCATGCTGCTGgtaaaaaagatgaagaaaataattttacaccACTACTCAAGTTAAATGATATTGCACCAAATAGTTCAAATAGAACTACTGATCCAGAAAAACATCCAGCATTTGGATTTAAAGCTGGACTTGTAAGATTGATTGGAAATCTTGtacataaacataaaaaaaatcaggacacg gtAAGAGAAAATGATGGAATTGCATTATTACTTGACTGCTGTAATATTGATGCTAGAAATCCAT TAATTTTGCAATGGACAATAATTGCAATTCGAAATttatgtcaaaataattttgataatcaaaaaatcattcaagACAGTTCtaaaatcaaaacaattgATAGTAGTGTACTACAAAGCATGGGAAGAATACTTGATGGAGATCCACAAACTGGAAAAACTATTGGAGTTGTGCAATTACCAAAGAAAGAATaa
- the LOC122854584 gene encoding AP-3 complex subunit beta-1 produces the protein MLTAAASTLSNNTVSSYSNDRPYGAGGSEPEIGTDPASDRFFHSDYKKHEDLKQMLDSNKDGLKLEAMKRIIGMVAKGRDASELFPAVVKNVVSKNIEVKKLVYVYLVRYAEDQQDLALLSISTFQRALKDPNQLIRASALRVLSSVRVSMIVPIVMLAIKDSSSDMSPYVRKTAAHAIPKLYSLDSEQKDELISVLEKLLSDKTTLVVGSAVMAFEEVCPERIDLIHKNYRKLCNLLVDVDEWGQVVIVNMLTRYARTQFINPNLDDIEDDTDRPFYDDDDDSDSDESTIKKKTKLTLDSDHRLLLRNTKPLLQSRNASVVMAVAQLYHHIAPKSEVIIAAKALIRLLRSHREVQSIVLHCIASISVTRKGIFEPFLKSFFVRTSDPTHIKLLKLDIMTNLATETSIGIILREFQTYISSNDKEFVGASIQAIGRCASNIKEVTDTCLNGLVSLLSNRDEVVVAESVVVIKKLLQTQPNEHKDIIAHMAKLMDFITVPQARASILWLLGEYSGRVPKIAPDVLRKMAKSFINEKDIVKLQILNLAVKLCLNNPEQTKLFCQYVFQLAKYDQNYDIRDRARFLKYFIFNDDNNQNIKKLPEFAKKIFFAQKPAPNLSSRIKGSQYQLGTLSHYLDMSCNGYRQLPDFPDTPPDPTVRDVAEPVSAHELRDNNKRHHTKKDKKDKKIKEKNFYSEDDNTPVDETDDSDDNSDDDDTSSESSDNDSESSDYSTDESKKIKKQSTKCKIKSSKSDSSDSEEEETDSNESDSDSDSDSNDEDEDEDDGDDDDDKSNDSSDNEIIDKKNNKKLQKNITVNVKEQIKTKNNLDLLLELDDIVPMTPIMTPSLGGLLTPMNIIPIDGIKEVTTSFIPIKKIELINKINGLGLCVESRFTRNQHLVNSSLVSIELNFINASNEPIKNIKIGNRNLSSGMSIHDFSPINILQPNMNITSILGINFNDSMQPANFNIDFTIGDKFNSICVNLKAPIGEIIRAIQLSDKMFICEKEKLKGMNEHCVKINFSGNNRDLVQKVFEAANLSVISNDNNITRFAGHTLTSKSLTLVTIKNLDNQQYEVCVNCEKMVIGSMLLNEIKGNLH, from the exons atgttgacTGCAGCAGCAAGTACACTGTCAAATAATACAGTTAGTTCATATAGCAATGACAGGCCTTATGGTGCTGGTGGTAGTGAACCAGAAATTGGCACTGATCCGGCTTCAGAtagattttttcattcagACTATAAAAA acatgaagatttaaaacaaatgttaGACTCTAACAAAGATGGATTAAAACTTGAAGCTATGAAAAGAATAATTGGT atGGTTGCAAAAGGTAGAGATGCATCAGAATTATTTCCAGCAGTTGTTAAAAATgttgtatcaaaaaatattgaagttaaaaaattagtatatgTTTATTTGGTACGTTATGCTGAGGATCAACAAGATTTagcattattatcaatatcaacatTTCAACGTGCATTGAAAGAtccaaatcaattaataagaGCAAGTGCATTACGTGTATTATCAAGTGTACGTGTATCAATGATTGTACCAATTGTTATGTTAGCAATAAAAGATTCATCAAGTGATATGTCACCATATGTACGTAAAACAGCAGCTCATGCAATACCAAAACTTTATTCATTAGATTCAGAACAAAAAGATGAATTAATAAGtgtattggaaaaattattatctgataAAACAACACTTGTTGTTGGTTCAGCTGTTATGGCATTTGAAGAAGTATGTCCAGAAAGAATTGATCTTATCCATAAAAATTATcgtaaattatgtaatttattagttgatgttgatgaatgGGGACaagttgttattgttaatatgtTAACAAGATATGCTAGAACACAATTTATAAATCCAAATTTGGATGATATTGAAGATGATACTGATCGTCcattttatgatgatgatgatgattctgaTTCTGatgaatcaacaattaaaaaaaaaacaaaattaacactTGATTCTGATCATCGTTTATTATTAAGAAATACAAAACCATTATTACAAAGTCGTAATGCATCAGTTGTCATGGCTGTTGCACAGTTGTATCATCATATTGCACCAAAAAGTGAAGTTATAATTGCTGCTAAAGCATTAATACGTTTATTAAGAAGTCACAGAGAAGTACAAAGTATTGTTCTTCATTGTATTGCTAGTATATCAGTAACAAGAAAAGGTATATTTGaaccatttttaaaatcattttttgtaCGTACATCAGATCCAacacatataaaattattaaaattagatataaTGACAAATTTAGCAACTGAAACAAGTATTGGAATAATATTACGTGAATTTCAAACATATATATCAAGTAATGATAAAGAGTTTGTTGGTGCAAGTATACAAGCAATTGGACGTTGTGCAAGTAATATTAAAGAAGTAACTGATACATGTTTAAATGGTTTAGTATCATTATTAAGTAATCGTGATGAAGTTGTTGTTGCTGAaagtgttgttgttattaaaaaattacttcaaACACAACCAAATGAACATAAAGATATAATAGCACATATGGCTAAATTAATGGATTTTATAACAGTACCACAAGCACGTGCATCAATACTTTGGTTACTTGGTGAATACTCTGGTAGAGTACCAAAAATAGCACCAGATGTATTACGAAAAATggcaaaaagttttattaatgaaaaagatattgttaaattacaaatattaaatttagctgttaaattatgtttaaataatccagaacaaacaaaattattttgtcaatatgTATTTCAATTGGCAAAATATGATCAAAATTATGATATACGTGATCGTGcacgttttttaaaatattttatatttaatgatgataataatcaaaatattaaaaaattacctgaatttgctaaaaaaattttttttgcccaGAAACCAGCaccaaatttatcatcaagaatAAAAGGTTCACAATATCAACTTGGTACATTATCACATTATTTAGATATGTCATGTAATGGTTATCGTCAATTACCTGATTTTCCTGATACACCACCAGATCCAACAGTTCGTGATGTTGCTGAGCCTGTGTCTGCACATGAATtacgtgataataataaacgtcATCATactaaaaaagataaaaaagataaaaaaattaaagaaaaaaatttttacagtgaagATGATAATACACCAGTTGATGAAACTGATGATTCTGATGATAattcagatgatgatgatacatcAAGTGAATCTTCAGATAATGATAGTGAATCATCTGATTATTCAACAGatgaatctaaaaaaataaaaaaacaaagcacaaaatgtaaaataaaatcatctaAATCTGATAGTTCTGATAgtgaagaagaagaaacaGATAGTAATGAATCTGATTCAGATTCAGATTCTGATTCTAATGATGAAGATGAGGATGaggatgatggtgatgatgatgatgataaatcaaatgattcatctgataatgaaattattgataaaaaaaataataaaaaattacaaaaaaatatcactgtTAATGTCAAAgaacaaattaaaacaaaaaataatcttgatttattattagaaCTTGATGATATTGTACCAATGACACCAATTATGACACCAAGTCTTGGTGGTTTATTAACACCAATGAATATTATTCCAATTGATGGTATTAAAGAAGTAACAACATCATTTataccaattaaaaaaattgaattaattaataaaataaatggacTTGGTTTATGTGTTGAATCAAGATTTACAAGAAATCAACATCTTGTTAATTCATCATTAGTTAGTATTGaacttaattttatcaatgctAGTAATgaaccaattaaaaatattaaaatcggCAATAGAAACTTATCATCAGGAATGTCAATTCATGATTTTTcaccaattaatattttacaaccAAATATGAATATAACATCAATACttggaattaattttaatgattcaatGCAACCagctaattttaatattgattttacaattggtgataaatttaattcaatttgtgttaatttaaaagcaCCAATTGGTGAAATTATAAGAGCTATTCAATTATCagataaaatgtttatttgtgAAAAAGAAAAGCTTAAAGGAATGAATGAGCAttgtgttaaaattaatttttctggtAATAATAGAGATCTTGTGCAAAAAGTATTTGAAGCTGCTAATCTTTCTGTTATTTCTAATGATAATAACATTACAAg atttgCTGGTCATACATTAACATCAAAATCACTGACACTAGTGACTATTAAAAATCTTGATAATCAACAGTATGAAGTGTGTgttaattgtgaaaaaatgGTTATTGGCTCAATgttgttaaatgaaataaaaggtAATTTACACTAA
- the LOC122860853 gene encoding protein FAM169B-like gives MCLSADTVQLNRDKILYYILSQIIYPQIDTPKKDKYECYYDYCDKNDDVYLRWLDGKPVGFYTIKHKGTEIISCEKIYQMNTIDTAYIRSEYRNQGLGIEILHDVIKHYQDQDIGFSKPISDGMFQVLKKFLIKQKEYRLRFWEIEDGGTEGSAKLVWFILKKHFKN, from the exons ATGTGCTTATCAGCTGATACT gTGCAGTTAAATCgtgataaaatattgtattatattcttagtcaaataatttatccacAAATTGATACaccaaaaaaagataaatacgaatgttattatgattattgtgataaaaatgatgatgtttATTTAAGATGGCTAGATGGTAAACCTGTTggtttttatacaataaaacataaag GTACTGAAATAATATcatgtgaaaaaatatatcaaatgaatACTATTGACACAGCTTATATAAGATCAGAGTATCGTAATCAAGGTTTAGgaattgaaattttacatGATGTCATAAAACATTATCAAGATCAAGATATTGGATTTTCAAAACCAATATCAGATGGTATGTTTCaag tgttaaaaaaattcttaattaaacaaaaagaatataGATTACGATTTTGGGAAATTGAAGATGGTGGAACAGAAGGCTCTGCAAAACTTGTatggtttattttaaaaaaacattttaaaaattaa
- the LOC122854598 gene encoding E3 ubiquitin-protein ligase RNF14-like, whose translation MENEQLKDEVIALESIYTSEEFSYNKMKNHYECILKAFVNLSDNFYLTYKDTRKNDQVPEEKILISRLPPIILSVKLPNDYPTKSSPEFSLRCSWLRQQIIGKLCKKLDDIWIENKGQEILFTWMSFLQFETLKYLDIEDNLNINHAYTSYNIFLEKQNNIKIVNSNDGNEACGIQNKLKQKKNRKYKNKSIIDERAIVDRPRDKNPVQYFIDYNDLRLSIEFKKNYFICKICFLDKSGESCTQFKPCMHVFCKECISGYVKVKITDGQVKDILCPEEKCTSEATPGQIKELISPELFAKYDSTLLSATLDTMSDIIYCPRKDCQYPVSKENNEKMASCPSCQYTFCVYCKMVYHGIEPCRVIGNKNSLIKEYINASEQKKIELENRYGKKQLRKYLENTMSENWIALNGRHCPQCNTAIEKTDGCNKMTCGRCQTFFCWTCSERLSKEKPYSHYENPRSQCFMKLYQGLAGYEFEDEDEFNDFDFPAEYLDYDSDDDDDYLDEDFVIYFDE comes from the exons atgGAAAACGAACAACTAAAAGATGAAGTTATTGCTCTGGAAAGTATTTACACATCTGaagaattttcatataataaaatgaaaaatcattacgaatgtatattaaaagcatttgtaaatttaagtgataatttttatttaacatataaagatacaagaaaaaatgatcaagtacctgaagaaaaaattttaatatcacgTCTACCaccaataattttatcagtaaaaTTACCAAATGATTATCCAACAAAATCATCACCAGAATTTTCATTACGTTGCTCTTGGTTACGTCAAcaaattattggaaaattatgtaaaaaacttgatgatatttggattgaaaataaaggtcaagaaatattatttacatggATGTCATTTCTACAATTTGAAACTCTTAAATATTTAGATATcgaagataatttaaatatcaatcatGCATATAcatcatataatatttttttagaaaaacaaaataatattaaaattgttaattcaaATGATGGTAATGAAGCATGTggtatacaaaataaattaaaacaaaaaaaaaaccgtaaatataaaaataaaagtataatcgATGAACGAGCAATTGTTGATAGACCAAGAGATAAAAATCCagtacaatattttattgattataatgatttacgtttatcaattgaatttaaaaaaaattattttatatgtaaaatatgttttttggATAAATCTGGTGAATCATGTACACAATTTAAACCATGTATGCATGTTTTTTGTAAAGAATGCATAAGTGGATAtgttaaagtaaaaataacaGATGGTCAAGTTAAAGATATTTTATGCCCAGAAGAAAAATGTACATCTGAAGCAACTCCTGGACAG attaaAGAATTAATAAGTCCAGAATTATTTGCCAAGTATGATTCTACATTATTATCAGCAACATTAGATACAATGtcagatattatttattgtccaAGAAAAGATTGTCAGTATCCAGTaagtaaagaaaataatgaaaaaatggcTAGTTGTCCATCTTGTCAATATACATTTtgtgtttattgtaaaatggTTTATCATGGTATTGAACCATGCAGAGTTATTG gTAATAAAAATAGCCTTATCAAAGAATATATCAATGCatcagaacaaaaaaaaattgagcttGAAAATCGTTATGGAAAAAAACAGCTTCGtaaatatcttgaaaataCCATGTCAGAAAATTGGATTGCGTTGAATGGTCGTCATTGTCCACAATGTAACACAGCAATTGag aaaactGATGGTTGCAACAAAATGACATGTGGTAGATGTCAAACGTTCTTTTGCTGGACTTGTAGTGAACGTTTAAGCAAAGAAAAACCATATTCTCATTATGAAAATCCACGTTCACAATGTTTTATGAAACTATATCAAGGTCTTGCTGGTTACGAatttgaagatgaagatgaatttaatgattttgatTTTCCAGCAGAATATCTTGACTATGAttcagatgatgatgacgattaTTTAGATGAagattttgtcatttattttgatgaatga
- the LOC122860860 gene encoding semaphorin-2A-like yields the protein MYPSCPCDRESFFNFVALYKYIPRYETVEVETHNNYLKTFYLDENDDNLYVGGEDWIYKLDSKNISNLKQEFQLKANNKDADSRNPKYHNHIKAIHPFRDYLFVCGTNGNQPQGWILMKNFNLTNDKIHWETKNFGSDYENSVTSVIVKNDDENMQLYFATSDSKTDFVSIILSNLSIKKNTQSIEFKSPLSEYTKFRSPTTFIGSFVIGNEILFFFTERAYEKNNQEFLMSEDTFKKHSREYGRTFFSRVARICKEDSDINGTNWRTFIKARLACSTTINNELVHFNKLKSIYAIPKNDEYFYALFTEKSSGKPSGYSGICKFSKFEIKQAFNSSFKERIDDTNQTKDKIQKPNSCGKNLQHNQSSTNDYTLVESVINATSIWGFLSDDFETLVVDRPNKLPGFENISCTNLIPLIF from the exons ATGTATCCAAGTTGTCCATGTGATAgagaaagtttttttaattttgttgcgTTGTACAAGTACATTCCAC GTTATGAAACTGTAGAAGTTGAaacacataataattatttaaaaacattttatctcGATGAAAATGATGACAATCTTTACGTTGGTGGAGa AGATTGGATTTATAAATTGGATTCAAAGAACATCAGCAATCTCAAa CaagaatttcaattaaaagCAAATAATAAAGATGCAGACTCTAGA AATCCCAAGTATCACAATCATATCAAAGCTATTCATCCATTtagagattatttatttgtttgtggCACAAATGGTAATCAACCCCAGGGCTGGATACTCATg aaaaacttTAATCTTACGAATGACAAAATTCACTGGGAGACAAAAAATTTTGGATCTGATTATGAAAACTCCGTGACAAgtgttattgtaaaaaatgatgatgaaaatatgcAACTTTATTTTGCTACAAGTGATTCTAAAACTGATTTTgtctcaataattttatcaaatttatcaattaaaaaaaacacacaatcaattgaatttaagaGTCCATTGTCAGAATATACTAAATTTCGAT CACCAACAACATTCATAGGCTCATTTGTAATTGGAAatgagatattattttttttcactgaacgagcatatgaaaaaaataatcaagaatttttaatgTCTGAAGACACTTTTAAGAAACATTCTCGGGAATATGGGAggacttttttttctagagTAGCTAGAATTTGTAAAGAAGATAGTGATATCAATGGAACAAATTGGAGGACTTTTATCAAAGCAAGATTAGCATGTTCAACTACAATAAACAATGAACTTgtacattttaataaactca aaagTATCTACGCAATACCAAAGAATGATGAATATTTCTACGCTTTATTCACGGAGAAATCCTCTGGAAAACCTTCTGGATATTCAggaatttgtaaatttagtaaatttgaaattaagcAAGCTTTTAATAGTTCATTTAAAGAAAGAATTGATGATACAAACCAAACCAAagacaaaatacaaaaaccaaATTCTTGCggaaaaaatttacaacacaATCAAAGTTCTACAAATGATTATACACTCGTGGAATCAGTAATAAATGCAACATCAATTTGGGGTTTTTTAAGTGATGATTTTGAAACATTAGTTGTTGATAGACCAAATAAACTTCCAGGATTTGAAAATATCAGTTGTACA AATCTAATAccattgattttttaa
- the LOC122854659 gene encoding mitotic spindle assembly checkpoint protein MAD1, producing the protein MSNKMGDEDATSVIRMLNSFRRSTENRNSAPSLRVSTSGITPPLSMSMYNDSSLATPSSFRKNSISSSTSMNHTNDIHSSVTKSFIDYNECTPPKRQKLDTKNTSESNTNVPTSPWEWRRLKSENLSLRTRLSHQEITVQKLHQIRREIDQVFAKEKSILENKIEMDKSTIEQLEKRLELARKNTQETQESLSLVENELFQVKTKMDHDIAELTKKNSLLIEELRHANNMINSSSSSSSPKPSINDETEELELKLETAEDRIAELEEKLREHLMSKEDIEIQKITLQNAKLKIQSLENERALWEEGKALTARAARANELERELNQAHEMISSMREIVKGKLLLEEQMSNLKQRIEHTEQIEQQVATLEVQKNELINKLNEYEAIGIGNCPGDLMREINRLQHSEAVLTSEEGQLRSKVDSLQRENQLLQNKFNETNKIATDMTTSSDRLNKLVGRLQKRMLLVTRERDSYRQQLDLYEKEISTNDSTNAITERIPALEKSLEDYRNLVTKLEEDLIAISDPEIIKSKDECFKLREEIKKLKGELEHRALKGDFNCNAKILHFKMNPAEIASQLAEDKQKALLQEVEELRAMVQLGNAGVSGIASSSLYAQDVADLKQTHEIKIARLKEAFKVSSQEYRQACYQLFGWRVDRTKEGRYKLSSQYAESPDDYLFFQVGEGVDLLETAFSATLGELIERHLQIQHSVPMFLNAVQTELFSQQTMISAMT; encoded by the exons atgtcaaat aaAATGGGTGATGAAGATGCAACATCAGTAATTCGAATGCTTAATAGCTTCAGACGTTCAACTGAAAATCGTAATAGTGCACCATCATTACGTGTATCAACATCAGGAATAACACCACCATTATCAATGTCTATGTATAATGACAGTAGTCTAGCAACACCATCaagttttagaaaaaatagtatatcatcatcaacatcaatgaATCATACTAATGATATACATTCATCAGtaacaaaatcatttattgattataatgaATGTACACCACCAAAACGTCAAAAACTTGATACTAAAAATACATCTGAATCTAATACAAATGTACCAACAAGTCCATGGGAATGGAGACGTTTAAAGAgtgaaaatttatcacttcGTACACGTTTATCACATCAAGAAATAACAGTACAAAAATTACATCAAATAAGACGTGAAATTGATCAAGTATTtgctaaagaaaaaagtatattagaaaataaaattgaaatggataaatcaacaattgaacAATTAGAAAAACGTCTTGAATTAGCTAGAAAAAATACACAAGAAACACAAGAATCATTGTCATTAgttgaaaatgaattatttcaagttaaaacaaaaatggaTCATGATATAGCtgaattaactaaaaaaaattcattattaattgaagAATTACGTCATGCaaataatatgattaattcatcatcatcatcatcatcaccaaaaccatcaattaatgatgaaaCTGAAGAATTAGAATTAAAACTTGAAACAGCTGAGGATAGAATTGCtgaacttgaagaaaaattacgtgaacatttaatgtcaaaagaagatattgaaatacaaaaaataacattacaaaatgcaaaattaaaaattcaaagtttAGAAAATGAACGTGCATTATGGGAAGAAGGTAAAGCATTAACAGCACGTGCTGCACGTGCAAATGAACTTGAAAGAGAATTAAATCAAGCACATGAAATGATATCATCAATGCGTGAAATAGTAAAAGGTAAACTATTACTTGAAGAAcaaatgtcaaatttaaaacaaagaaTTGAACATACTGAACAAATTGAACAACAAGTTGCAACATTAgaagtacaaaaaaatgaattaattaataaattaaatgaatatgaaGCAATTGGTATTGGTAATTGTCCAGGTGATTTAATGCGTGAAATAAATCGTCTTCAACATTCTGAAGCTGTATTAACATCTGAAGAAGGTCAATTACGTTCAAAAGTTGATTCATTACAACGTGAAAaccaattattacaaaataaatttaatgaaacaaataaaattgcaacTGATATGACAACATCAAGTGATAgattaaataaacttgttgGTAGATTACAAAAAAGAATGTTATTAGTTACAAGAGAACGTGATAGTTACAGACAACAATTGGATCtttatgaaaaagaaatatcaacaaatgatAGTACAAATGCTATTACTGAAAGAATACCTGCATTAGAAAAATCACTTGAAGATTATAGAAATTTAGTTACAAAATTAGAAGAAGATTTAATTGCAATATCTGATcctgaaataattaaatcaaaagatgaatgttttaaattacgtgaagaaataaaaaaacttaaaggAGAATTAGAACATCGTGCATTAAAAGgtgattttaattgtaatgctaaaattttacattttaaaatgaatccAGCTGAAATTGCAAGTCAATTAGCTGAAGATAAACAAAAAGCATTACTTCAAGAAGTTGAAGAATTACGAGCAATGGTACAATTGGGAAATGCTGGAGTATCTGGAATTGCTAGTTCTTCTCTTTATGCacaag aTGTTGCAGATTTAAAACAAAcacatgaaattaaaattgctCGTCTAAAAGAAGCCTTCAAAGTATCATCACAAGAATATAGACAAGCTTGTTATCAATTATTTGGCTGGAGAGTTGATAGAACAAAAGAAGGaagatataaattatcaagtcaATATGCTGAATCACcagatgattatttattttttcaagttggtGAAGGAGTTGATTTACTTGAGACAGCATTTTCAGCAACACTTGGTGAGCTTATTGAACGTCATCTTCAAATACAACATAGTGTTCCAATGTTTCTTAATGCTGTACAAACAGAATTATTTTCACAACAAACAATGATCAGTGCTATGacataa